In the Acetobacterium sp. KB-1 genome, GACAAGAATACGGGCGAACCTGTATACAACGCAATTGTATGGCAGGACAGAAGAACCGCAGAATACTGTGATCAACTAAAAGCGGAAGATCCGGAAATAGAAGCAAAAGTAAGAAATAAAACGGGATTGATGATCGATTCGTATTTTTCTGGCACAAAAGTTAAATGGATACTCGATAACGTCGAAGGGGCAAGAGAAAGAGCCGAAAAAGGTGATCTTCTTTTTGGAAACGTTGACACCTGGATCATGTGGAAACTTACCGGCGGAAAAACCCATGCCACTGACTACAGTAATGCATCTCGGACACTGATGTATAACATTCATGACCTGAAATGGGATGAAGAGTTGTTAGAGGTCTTTAATGTACCAGCAAGCATGTTGCCAAAAGTTCAAGAAAGCAGCGGACATTTTGGCGTGACAGCAAAGATATTCAAACGGGCAATCCCAATAACCGGTGATGCTGGCGATCAACAGGCAGCAACATTTGGTCAATGTTGTTTCAAAAAAGGTATGGCAAAATTCACTTATGGTACGGCTGGAGTTATGACTGTAAATATTGGGGATAAGCCATTCTTGTCAAACAACGGTTTAACAACAACGATTGGTTGGGGAATTAATGGCAAGGTCGAGTATTTATTGGAAGCGGTTGCTTTTTCAGCTGGTTCAGCGATTCAATGGTTACGTGATGAAATGGATATGCTTGATGAATCGCCTGACTCTGAGTACTTTGCCTTAAAAACGAAAAAAGTCAGCAATTGCGGCGTATACTTTGTTCCCGCATTTACCGGTTTATGTGCACCTTACTGGAACTCTTACGCACGTGCTGCCATTGTAGGTATCGAACGCGGGACAACCAAAAACAATATTATCAGAGCCGTGCTAGAGTCATTAGGATATCAGACGCGTGATATGTTCGATGCGTTTTCAGAAGATTTGGGCGAAAGATTATCCATTCTCAAGGTTGATGGCGGTGCCTGTAATAACAATTTGCTGATGCAATTCACTTCTGATATCGTTAATGTGGATATTGAAAGACCGGACAATACTGAAACCACAGCAGCAGGGGTTGCTTATCTGGCAGGGCTAGCAGTGGGATTCTGGAAAGATCAGGATGAAATCGTGCGAAAAAGAACGGTTAATCAGGTATTCCATCCACAAATGGATGAAGAGCTGCGAAATGAGTTATACAGAGGCTGGAAACGAGCCATCAATTGTAACTTAGAATGGGCAAATGATAGATAAACAGTATCACTAATACAATTTAAATAACGGGGGGCGTATATATGTGGCCGATGTATGCGCCGCCCAAATCAAAAATACGAAAATGAATATGGAGGTGACACCATGAAAACAGATGTTTTAATCATTGGTGGCGGTGTAATTGGTGCTTCCGTTGCTCATCAGCTTGCTAGGTATAATCTGGATATTATTCTGGTTGAAAAAGCGAGTGATGTCTGTATGGGGACGAGTAAAGCAAACTCGGCAATGATTCATAGCGGTTTTAATATTGATGGTGACACATTAAAAGGCCAGTTAGTATTAGCAGCAAACAAAGTAATTAAGCAATTATGTCAGGATTTAAAAGTAGATTTGGTTAAACCACTGGGTTCAATAACTGTTGGATTTGAAGAAGCAGACCTGGAAAAAATGAAAAAAACCATGGCAAATGGAATCAAGAATGGCATTCAGGGGATGAAACTACTTAACCAGATAGAACTACATGAGATGGAACCCCACTTAAATCCAGATGCAAAATATGGTCTATTCGAACCGGAGACCGGAATAATAAAT is a window encoding:
- the glpK gene encoding glycerol kinase GlpK, which codes for MKEYILSIDQGTTSIRAIFFNHDGDIVSVYAKEFAQFYPDSGWVEQDPMEMWAVTGEVIEKAMAKSNINEDEIVAIGITNQRETSIVWDKNTGEPVYNAIVWQDRRTAEYCDQLKAEDPEIEAKVRNKTGLMIDSYFSGTKVKWILDNVEGARERAEKGDLLFGNVDTWIMWKLTGGKTHATDYSNASRTLMYNIHDLKWDEELLEVFNVPASMLPKVQESSGHFGVTAKIFKRAIPITGDAGDQQAATFGQCCFKKGMAKFTYGTAGVMTVNIGDKPFLSNNGLTTTIGWGINGKVEYLLEAVAFSAGSAIQWLRDEMDMLDESPDSEYFALKTKKVSNCGVYFVPAFTGLCAPYWNSYARAAIVGIERGTTKNNIIRAVLESLGYQTRDMFDAFSEDLGERLSILKVDGGACNNNLLMQFTSDIVNVDIERPDNTETTAAGVAYLAGLAVGFWKDQDEIVRKRTVNQVFHPQMDEELRNELYRGWKRAINCNLEWANDR